One window of Branchiostoma lanceolatum isolate klBraLanc5 chromosome 6, klBraLanc5.hap2, whole genome shotgun sequence genomic DNA carries:
- the LOC136437276 gene encoding fibroblast growth factor receptor 3-like — MVTSDSNESVVIFDKLQTNDEGIYTCTIITSTGEVMATTFVLNASCPVDRKGSLCTEVCGCDRAHCDRWTGCICGEGWTGSRCQTRCPDGTYGKGCARQCSCQNGVCRTSDGSCDCRDGWYGSDCSRPCVTGRYGRRCQNTCACRHNGSCSHVEGSCQCVGAWTGRYCDVKVMEGNGEPFVKTLVPIVFFLLLCPVVLLVLYKKGWLCCVTADDDEETQVLLELQRVEADLTQGLQPGWLGRWEKKAKNLQLGDLIGAGMFGEVRNAELRTPKGKIPVAAKSVRVEDAQSYRDFYREVAILIAVHEEKDHDVRRSNIVQLFGVMTKAAHKYIILEYAPKGDLLCFLRQQRNHATAHTHVTFLPYAVHIARALQELQRLRIVHRDVAARNVLVTRDNVAKLADFGLARDVYATTQYVSTPRQGDGVLLPVSWMALESLEMGEYTCQSDVWSFGVLLWEIASLGDEPRYDDRARLTGPVLIGILRRGVRLRKPARCDDGVYAVMRSCWRDDPETRPTPDSLERRLEHLHQILDPDFVIEMETVV; from the coding sequence ATGGTAACGAGTGACAGCAACGAATCAGTGGTCATTTTTGATAAGCTTCAAACAAATGACGAAGgaatttacacatgtacaataatcacatctacaggagaagTGATGGCAACAACGTTCGTGCTAAACGCAAGTTGTCCCGTCGACCGGAAAGGAAGTCTGTGTACAGAAGTCTGTGGCTGTGATCGCGCCCACTGCGACAGGTGGACTGGCTGCATCTGTGGCGAGGGATGGACAGGCTCCAGGTGTCAGACAAGATGCCCAGACGGCACCTACGGGAAGGGCTGCGCACGGCAGTGTAGCTGTCAGAACGGAGTCTGCAGAACAAGCGACGGTAGCTGTGACTGCAGGGACGGCTGGTACGGGTCGGACTGCAGCCGCCCATGTGTTACCGGTAGGTACGGCCGGAGATGTCAGAACACCTGTGCGTGTCGTCATAACGGCAGCTGCAGTCACGTGGAAGGCAGCTGTCAATGTGTAGGGGCCTGGACGGGCAGGTATTGTGACGTCAAAGTCATGGAGGGTAATGGAGAACCGTTTGTGAAAACTCTTGTACCAATCGTGTTCTTTCTGCTACTTTGCCCTGTTGTGTTGTTGGTGTTGTACAAGAAAGGATGGCTGTGTTGCGTCACGGCAGACGATGACGAGGAGACCCAGGTTCTTCTAGAGCTGCAGCGCGTGGAGGCAGATCTGACACAGGGTCTGCAGCCGGGCTGGCTGGGACGGTGGGAaaagaaagccaaaaacctcCAGCTTGGTGATCTCATAGGTGCGGGGATGTTTGGAGAAGTCCGAAATGCTGAGCTACGAACGCCGAAAGGAAAAATCCCCGTCGCCGCCAAGTCGGTCCGCGTGGAGGACGCGCAGTCTTACCGCGACTTTTATCGAGAAGTCGCCATACTTATAGCCGTGCACGAAGAGAAGGACCACGACGTCCGACGGTCCAACATTGTCCAACTCTTCGGGGTCATGACAAAGGCCGCTCACAAGTACATCATTCTAGAGTACGCCCCTAAAGGAGATCTCCTGTGTTTCCTGAGACAGCAGAGAAACCATGCCACAGCGCACACACACGTCACTTTCCTTCCGTACGCAGTGCACATAGCCCGAGCTCTACAGGAGCTGCAAAGGCTGCGTATCGTCCATCGCGACGTGGCCGCCCGGAACGTCCTCGTCACTCGGGACAACGTCGCCAAGTTGGCCGACTTCGGACTCGCGCGAGACGTCTACGCCACGACTCAGTACGTGTCTACTCCCAGACAAGGCGACGGTGTTCTGCTGCCCGTCAGTTGGATGGCGCTGGAGTCGTTAGAGATGGGTGAGTACACCTGCCAGAGTGACGTGTGGTCgttcggcgtgctgctgtgggagatcgcctCGCTAGGGGACGAACCGCGCTATGATGACCGGGCCCGGCTGACTGGGCCGGTCCTGATCGGGATCCTGAGGCGGGGGGTCCGGCTGAGGAAGCCGGCTCGGTGCGATGACGGAGTGTACGCGGTGATGAGGTCGTGTTGGCGGGACGATCCTGAGACACGACCCACTCCGGATAGTTTAGAGAGGAGGCTGGAACATCTTCATCAAATACTCGATCCTGATTTCGTCATAGAAATGGAGACTGTTGTCTGA